Proteins co-encoded in one Kutzneria chonburiensis genomic window:
- the trmD gene encoding tRNA (guanosine(37)-N1)-methyltransferase TrmD — protein sequence MRIDVLTIFPEYLEPLRAALLGKAIDKKLISVDVHDLRDYTHDVHKAVDDSPYGGGPGMVMKPQVWGEALDTVCAPEADGTLPRLIVPTPAGRPFTQEMAREYATLPWLAFACGRYEGIDQRVVDDSAGRMQVDEVSIGDYVLVGGEVAVLVMVEAVARLLPGVLGNPASAEQDSFSDGLLEGPSYTRPEVWRDLAVPSVLRSGNHKLIDRWRRDQALERTFHRRPELLDRLGDDQLDKHDRALLDRLRGPDQA from the coding sequence ATGCGCATCGACGTGCTCACCATCTTTCCGGAGTACCTCGAGCCGCTGCGGGCCGCGCTGCTCGGCAAGGCCATCGACAAGAAGCTGATCAGCGTCGACGTGCACGACCTGCGCGACTACACCCATGACGTGCACAAGGCCGTGGACGACAGTCCCTACGGCGGCGGGCCCGGCATGGTGATGAAGCCGCAGGTCTGGGGCGAGGCGCTGGACACCGTGTGTGCGCCCGAGGCCGATGGCACGCTGCCCCGGCTGATCGTGCCTACGCCCGCGGGCCGGCCGTTCACGCAGGAGATGGCCCGCGAGTACGCCACGCTGCCGTGGCTGGCCTTCGCCTGCGGCCGCTACGAGGGCATCGACCAGCGGGTCGTCGACGACTCCGCCGGCCGGATGCAGGTCGACGAGGTCTCCATCGGCGACTACGTGCTGGTCGGCGGCGAGGTCGCGGTGCTGGTCATGGTCGAGGCCGTGGCCCGGCTGCTGCCTGGTGTGCTGGGCAATCCGGCCTCGGCCGAGCAGGACTCGTTCTCCGACGGCCTGCTGGAGGGCCCCAGCTACACGCGGCCCGAGGTGTGGCGCGATCTTGCCGTGCCGAGCGTGCTGCGCTCGGGCAACCACAAGCTGATCGACCGGTGGCGGCGCGACCAGGCCCTCGAACGCACCTTCCATCGCCGTCCCGAGCTGCTCGACCGGCTCGGCGACGACCAGCTCGACAAGCACGACCGGGCCCTGCTGGACCGCCTGCGCGGTCCTGACCAGGCCTGA